A window from Cellulomonas sp. C5510 encodes these proteins:
- the purN gene encoding phosphoribosylglycinamide formyltransferase: MSPAPASPSGPASVPAGPATPHRPGTRAAGRVVVLVSGAGTNLAALLAAHDAPGYPARVVGVVSDRGAAGGLELARDAGVPTAVVAPGEFEDRAAWDRALADAIGVFRPDLVVSAGFMRILGAPVLQRWENRVVNTHPALLPSFPGAHAVRDALAFGAKVTGCTLHVVDAGVDTGPVVAQVAVPVLDGDDEPTLHERIKVAERELLVTWVGRLVAEGMRVEGRSVTVGLG, from the coding sequence GTGAGCCCCGCCCCTGCGAGCCCGTCCGGCCCCGCCTCCGTCCCGGCCGGCCCCGCGACGCCCCACCGGCCGGGCACCCGCGCGGCGGGACGCGTCGTCGTCCTGGTCTCCGGCGCGGGCACGAACCTCGCGGCCCTGCTCGCCGCGCACGACGCCCCCGGGTACCCGGCGCGCGTCGTCGGGGTGGTGTCCGACCGAGGGGCCGCCGGCGGCCTGGAGCTGGCCCGCGACGCCGGCGTGCCGACCGCTGTGGTGGCGCCGGGGGAGTTCGAGGACCGAGCCGCCTGGGACCGGGCCCTGGCGGACGCGATCGGCGTGTTCCGGCCGGACCTCGTGGTGTCGGCGGGGTTCATGCGCATCCTCGGGGCGCCGGTGCTCCAGCGCTGGGAGAACCGGGTCGTGAACACCCACCCCGCCCTGCTGCCGTCGTTCCCGGGGGCGCACGCCGTCCGCGACGCGCTGGCGTTCGGCGCGAAGGTCACGGGCTGCACGCTGCACGTGGTGGACGCCGGCGTCGACACCGGGCCCGTCGTGGCGCAGGTCGCCGTGCCGGTGCTCGACGGGGACGACGAGCCGACGCTGCACGAGCGGATCAAGGTCGCGGAGCGCGAGCTGCTCGTCACGTGGGTGGGCCGGCTCGTCGCCGAGGGGATGCGGGTGGAGGGCCGGTCGGTCACCGTCGGGCTCGGGTAG
- a CDS encoding extracellular solute-binding protein, with protein sequence MRLQKPVLASGAVLALGLVAACGSGGGDSAGDDTTITVAYQKTAQFVQLDDVLKKAKDEYEAAHEGMTVDLVAIEAEQDQYFTKLALMNGSAGTAPDVIYEDTFQIRSDAAAGYLQPIDEYVEAWEDWDQFPENARQAGLGDDGQVYGVSMGTDTRGIFYNKDLFEQAGLPTDWQPETWDDVLEAARTIKAELPDVTPLNVYAGKAAGEATTMQGFEMLLYGTDDELYDADSQKWITGSQGFVDSLGFLQTIYSEGLAPSLDIALDASVGARVATELLPQGTLAMAVDGSWLPGGWITGDNAWPEWEDTLGMAAMPTQDGQDPGFTSMSGGWTLAVGAHANDPQAAFDFIATALNRENSLKYDTENSQIAVRTDVAEDPEYLDFNPSFEFFSSLVPYTHFRPATPDYSQISSNIQVAAESVATGQATPEEAAAAYDEGLVSIVGEDATQAAG encoded by the coding sequence ATGCGTCTGCAGAAGCCCGTCCTCGCGTCCGGAGCCGTCCTCGCCCTCGGCCTCGTGGCCGCCTGCGGGAGCGGCGGGGGCGACAGCGCCGGCGACGACACCACCATCACCGTCGCCTACCAGAAGACCGCGCAGTTCGTGCAGCTCGACGACGTCCTGAAGAAGGCCAAGGACGAGTACGAGGCCGCCCACGAGGGCATGACCGTCGACCTGGTGGCCATCGAGGCCGAGCAGGACCAGTACTTCACCAAGCTCGCCCTCATGAACGGCTCCGCCGGCACCGCGCCCGACGTGATCTACGAGGACACGTTCCAGATCCGCTCCGACGCCGCGGCCGGGTACCTCCAGCCGATCGACGAGTACGTCGAGGCGTGGGAGGACTGGGACCAGTTCCCCGAGAACGCCCGGCAGGCCGGCCTCGGCGACGACGGGCAGGTGTACGGCGTCTCGATGGGCACCGACACCCGCGGCATCTTCTACAACAAGGACCTCTTCGAGCAGGCGGGCCTGCCGACCGACTGGCAGCCCGAGACCTGGGACGACGTGCTCGAGGCCGCCCGCACCATCAAGGCCGAGCTGCCCGACGTGACGCCGCTCAACGTCTACGCCGGCAAGGCCGCCGGCGAGGCCACCACGATGCAGGGCTTCGAGATGCTGCTCTACGGCACGGACGACGAGCTGTACGACGCCGACTCCCAGAAGTGGATCACCGGCTCGCAGGGCTTCGTCGACTCGCTCGGGTTCCTGCAGACCATCTACTCGGAGGGCCTCGCGCCGTCGCTCGACATCGCGCTCGACGCGTCCGTCGGGGCCCGCGTCGCCACCGAGCTGCTGCCCCAGGGCACGCTCGCCATGGCCGTCGACGGCTCCTGGCTGCCCGGCGGGTGGATCACCGGTGACAACGCGTGGCCCGAGTGGGAGGACACGCTGGGCATGGCCGCGATGCCCACCCAGGACGGCCAGGACCCGGGCTTCACGTCGATGTCCGGCGGCTGGACGCTCGCCGTCGGCGCGCACGCGAACGACCCGCAGGCCGCGTTCGACTTCATCGCCACCGCCCTGAACCGCGAGAACTCGCTGAAGTACGACACCGAGAACTCCCAGATCGCGGTGCGGACCGACGTGGCGGAGGACCCCGAGTACCTGGACTTCAACCCGTCGTTCGAGTTCTTCAGCTCGTTGGTCCCGTACACGCACTTCCGGCCCGCGACCCCCGACTACTCGCAGATCTCGTCCAACATCCAGGTCGCGGCCGAGTCCGTGGCCACCGGGCAGGCGACGCCCGAGGAAGCCGCCGCCGCGTACGACGAGGGGCTGGTGTCCATCGTCGGCGAGGACGCGACGCAGGCCGCCGGCTGA
- a CDS encoding NAD(P)-dependent alcohol dehydrogenase: MRAVVRERYGDSSVLQVVQRADPPAPVRDQVLVEVGTAGVNMADWHLMTGLPSVARLVFGVRAPREHGLGRDLAGVVRAVGPEVASLRPGDAVLGTAPAAFAELALTRERALARIPDGVRPEHAAAVPTAGATALHALRAARVGQGSRLLVLGAGGGVGSLAVRLAVLAGARVTAATSPGKAATVRALGPESVVDRSDRSAWGTGYDGVVVTGGLDPLRDLRRLLAPRGALALVGAEGGGDVLGGGTTRQLRAALLSPFVRQRLVGVVSRDDPAALARLCELLADGSLVPAVERVLPLEGVAEAIDHLASGAARGKVLLGVSSPAAGPSAAG; the protein is encoded by the coding sequence ATGAGGGCGGTGGTGCGGGAGCGGTACGGGGACTCGTCGGTGCTGCAGGTGGTGCAGCGGGCCGACCCGCCGGCGCCGGTGCGCGACCAGGTGCTCGTCGAGGTGGGGACCGCGGGCGTGAACATGGCGGACTGGCACCTCATGACGGGGCTGCCGTCGGTGGCCCGGCTGGTGTTCGGCGTGCGGGCCCCTCGCGAGCACGGGCTGGGCCGTGACCTCGCCGGCGTCGTCCGGGCGGTCGGTCCCGAGGTCGCGTCGCTGCGGCCCGGCGACGCCGTGCTCGGCACGGCGCCGGCCGCGTTCGCGGAGCTGGCGCTGACCCGTGAGCGCGCCCTGGCCCGGATCCCGGACGGGGTCCGTCCCGAGCACGCCGCCGCAGTCCCGACCGCGGGGGCGACGGCCCTGCACGCCCTGCGGGCGGCGCGGGTGGGCCAGGGCTCGCGGCTCCTGGTCCTGGGGGCCGGCGGCGGGGTGGGGTCGCTCGCGGTGCGGCTGGCGGTCCTCGCGGGGGCCCGGGTCACGGCGGCGACCTCCCCGGGCAAGGCCGCGACGGTCCGTGCGCTGGGGCCGGAGTCGGTGGTGGACCGGTCCGACCGGTCCGCGTGGGGCACGGGGTACGACGGCGTGGTCGTCACCGGCGGGCTGGACCCGCTGCGCGACCTGCGCCGCCTGCTCGCCCCGCGCGGCGCGCTCGCCCTCGTCGGGGCCGAGGGTGGCGGCGACGTGCTCGGCGGCGGCACCACCCGCCAGCTGCGGGCCGCGCTGCTGTCGCCGTTCGTGCGGCAGCGGCTGGTCGGCGTCGTCTCCCGCGACGACCCGGCCGCTCTGGCCCGGTTGTGCGAGCTGCTCGCCGACGGCTCGCTCGTGCCCGCCGTGGAGCGCGTGCTGCCGCTCGAGGGAGTCGCCGAGGCGATCGACCACCTGGCGTCGGGTGCCGCCCGCGGGAAGGTGCTGCTCGGGGTCAGCTCACCAGCAGCAGGTCCGTCGGCCGCGGGGTGA
- a CDS encoding helix-turn-helix transcriptional regulator, producing MVRSTSVTNRIRALRTERGLTQAQLAATLGVTRQTVIAVEQGRYSPSLELAFQIARALGRPIDQVFTYEPEGDRA from the coding sequence GTGGTGAGGTCCACGTCGGTGACCAACCGGATCCGCGCGCTGCGCACGGAGCGGGGACTCACGCAGGCGCAGCTGGCCGCGACCCTCGGCGTCACGCGCCAGACCGTCATCGCCGTCGAGCAGGGGCGGTACTCGCCCTCGCTCGAGCTGGCGTTCCAGATCGCCCGCGCGCTGGGGCGACCGATCGACCAGGTGTTCACGTACGAGCCGGAGGGAGACCGGGCATGA
- the purH gene encoding bifunctional phosphoribosylaminoimidazolecarboxamide formyltransferase/IMP cyclohydrolase, with protein MSHASPPPVAPVADPTADATRRPVRRALLSVYDKAGLVELATALHEAGVELVSTGSTAATVAAAGVPVTRVEDLTGFPECLDGRVKTLHPRVHAGILADTRRPEHLAQLDELGVAPFELVVVNLYPFTQTVASGATPDECVEQIDIGGPSMVRAAAKNHPSVAVVVDPAAYGDVAAAVRAGGFTLAERTRLAAQAFVHTATYDVAVASWMGNVATTTDEVDGVSTGFPAWVGATWERSDVLRYGENPHQRAAVYTSAHGPAGLAQATQLHGKAMSYNNYVDADAAWRAAHDHEGPAVAIIKHANPCGIAVGTDIADAHAKAHACDPVSAFGGVVAANGTVTLAAAQQIADVFTEVVVAPAYEPEALEVLQRKKNIRLLVVEGTPSGGVEMRPVSGGLLVQQVDRVDAPGDDPATWTLAAGDAADAATLADLAFAWRAVRAVKSNAILLADGGASVGVGMGQVNRVDSCRLAVERANAGDAERARGAVAASDAFFPFADGLQVLLDAGVRAVVQPGGSVRDEEVVAAAQAAGVTLYLTGTRHFAH; from the coding sequence ATGTCCCACGCCAGCCCGCCCCCCGTCGCACCCGTGGCCGACCCGACCGCCGACGCCACCCGACGGCCCGTCCGCCGTGCGCTGCTGTCCGTCTACGACAAGGCCGGCCTCGTCGAGCTCGCGACCGCGCTGCACGAGGCGGGCGTCGAGCTGGTGTCCACGGGCTCGACGGCGGCGACCGTCGCCGCGGCCGGCGTCCCCGTGACGCGCGTGGAGGACCTCACGGGCTTCCCGGAGTGCCTGGACGGGCGGGTGAAGACGCTGCACCCCCGCGTGCACGCCGGGATCCTCGCGGACACGCGCCGGCCGGAGCACCTCGCGCAGCTCGACGAGCTGGGCGTCGCCCCGTTCGAGCTGGTGGTGGTCAACCTGTACCCGTTCACGCAGACGGTGGCCTCCGGGGCGACGCCGGACGAGTGCGTCGAGCAGATCGACATCGGCGGCCCGTCGATGGTGCGCGCGGCCGCGAAGAACCACCCGAGCGTCGCGGTGGTCGTCGACCCTGCGGCCTACGGGGACGTCGCGGCCGCGGTCCGTGCGGGCGGCTTCACGCTGGCGGAGCGCACCCGGCTCGCCGCGCAGGCGTTCGTGCACACCGCCACGTACGACGTGGCCGTGGCCTCCTGGATGGGGAACGTCGCGACGACGACGGACGAGGTGGACGGCGTCAGCACCGGGTTCCCCGCCTGGGTGGGGGCGACGTGGGAGCGCTCGGACGTGCTGCGGTACGGCGAGAACCCGCACCAGCGCGCGGCCGTCTACACCTCGGCGCACGGCCCGGCCGGGCTCGCGCAGGCGACGCAGCTGCACGGCAAGGCCATGTCGTACAACAACTACGTCGACGCCGACGCCGCCTGGCGCGCGGCCCACGACCACGAGGGGCCGGCGGTCGCGATCATCAAGCACGCGAACCCGTGCGGCATCGCCGTCGGCACGGACATCGCGGACGCCCACGCCAAGGCGCACGCCTGCGACCCGGTCTCCGCGTTCGGCGGGGTCGTCGCCGCCAACGGGACGGTGACGCTCGCGGCGGCGCAGCAGATCGCCGACGTGTTCACGGAGGTCGTCGTCGCGCCGGCGTACGAGCCCGAGGCGCTCGAGGTGCTGCAGCGCAAGAAGAACATCCGGCTGCTGGTGGTCGAGGGCACCCCCTCCGGCGGCGTCGAGATGCGCCCGGTGAGCGGCGGGCTGCTCGTGCAGCAGGTCGACCGGGTCGACGCACCCGGCGACGACCCGGCGACGTGGACGCTCGCCGCCGGAGACGCCGCCGACGCGGCGACGCTGGCGGACCTGGCGTTCGCGTGGCGGGCGGTGCGCGCCGTGAAGTCGAACGCGATCCTGCTGGCCGACGGCGGCGCGTCGGTCGGCGTCGGGATGGGGCAGGTCAACCGGGTCGACTCCTGCCGGCTCGCGGTGGAGCGCGCGAACGCCGGCGACGCCGAGCGGGCGCGCGGCGCCGTGGCGGCCTCGGACGCGTTCTTCCCGTTCGCGGACGGCCTGCAGGTGCTGCTCGACGCGGGCGTGCGCGCGGTCGTGCAGCCCGGCGGCTCGGTGCGGGACGAGGAGGTCGTCGCGGCGGCGCAGGCCGCGGGTGTGACGCTGTACCTGACGGGCACCCGGCACTTCGCGCACTGA
- a CDS encoding ROK family protein, which yields MRRGTNLPRMGDFNQTVVLDVVRRAGGGLARADVARRTGLSPQTVTNVARRLLDLGLVVEEGATARSGPGRPGTLLRLNPVSRFAVGVHLDPATMTFVLLDLSGAVVARRQRPTPVPEDPGAVVDGLVGEIEGLLASAGVDRDRVLGVGIATPGPIDVDAGVVLDPPHLPGWHDVPLRDAVAERTGLRAVLDKDVTAAACAHLWHPQERSSDFVFFYLGTGVAVSTVLHDEVVRGVSGNAGESGHLVADPDGAPCWCGRRGCLGAVLRAEALAEQGRAAGVVLPDWGDGSDPRAVDEAVSALCAAAASGHAGARDVLRLAGRRVGMAAGVLTDLLDVPAILVGGPLWDRIAPFAGDALAAEIAAHPVPGGHPLTVASSEFGPQVGAVGAGCILLGRAFTPRPTDLLLVS from the coding sequence ATGCGGCGCGGGACCAACCTGCCCCGGATGGGGGACTTCAACCAGACGGTGGTCCTCGACGTCGTCCGGCGCGCCGGGGGCGGCCTCGCGCGCGCCGACGTCGCGCGGCGCACGGGGCTGTCGCCGCAGACGGTCACCAACGTCGCCCGGCGGCTGCTCGACCTGGGGCTCGTCGTGGAGGAGGGCGCCACCGCGCGCTCGGGACCCGGGCGGCCGGGCACGCTGCTGCGGCTGAACCCGGTCAGCCGGTTCGCCGTGGGCGTGCACCTGGACCCGGCGACGATGACGTTCGTGCTGCTGGACCTGTCGGGTGCCGTGGTCGCGCGGCGGCAGCGCCCCACGCCGGTGCCGGAGGACCCGGGGGCCGTCGTGGACGGTCTGGTGGGGGAGATCGAGGGGCTCCTGGCATCGGCGGGCGTCGACCGCGACCGGGTCCTCGGGGTGGGCATCGCGACTCCGGGCCCGATCGACGTGGACGCCGGCGTGGTGCTGGACCCGCCGCACCTGCCGGGCTGGCACGACGTCCCGCTGCGGGACGCGGTCGCCGAGCGGACGGGCCTGCGGGCGGTGCTCGACAAGGACGTGACCGCCGCGGCGTGCGCCCACCTGTGGCACCCGCAGGAGCGGTCGTCGGACTTCGTGTTCTTCTACCTCGGGACGGGCGTCGCGGTGTCGACGGTGCTGCACGACGAGGTCGTGCGCGGCGTGTCGGGCAACGCGGGGGAGTCCGGCCACCTGGTCGCCGACCCGGACGGGGCGCCCTGCTGGTGCGGTCGCCGGGGCTGCCTGGGCGCGGTGCTGCGGGCGGAGGCGCTGGCGGAGCAGGGGCGCGCGGCGGGCGTCGTCCTGCCGGACTGGGGCGACGGCAGCGACCCGCGCGCGGTCGACGAGGCGGTCTCCGCACTCTGCGCCGCGGCGGCGTCCGGCCACGCCGGCGCGCGGGACGTGCTGCGCCTCGCGGGACGCCGCGTCGGCATGGCGGCCGGCGTGCTGACGGACCTGCTGGACGTGCCGGCGATCCTGGTCGGCGGGCCGCTGTGGGACCGCATCGCCCCGTTCGCGGGGGACGCGCTTGCCGCGGAGATCGCCGCGCACCCCGTGCCCGGCGGGCACCCGCTCACCGTGGCGTCGTCCGAGTTCGGGCCGCAGGTCGGCGCGGTCGGCGCCGGCTGCATCCTGCTGGGCCGGGCGTTCACCCCGCGGCCGACGGACCTGCTGCTGGTGAGCTGA